A genomic window from Mesorhizobium sp. CAU 1732 includes:
- a CDS encoding disulfide bond formation protein B has translation MSLTAATGKTQIIGAGLAALGMAITVGTALGFQHIGGYIPCKLCLEQRLPYYIGVPVMALAFLSAALKGPPIVTRGLLLVGGLLMTWGLYLGGFHAGVEWGWWPGPTDCGVVEAPQGGSGSLLDQLNAVIPPSCDQATGRFLGLSFAGWNVITSLALAAIAYVAAFRKA, from the coding sequence ATGTCACTGACCGCTGCCACAGGAAAAACCCAGATCATCGGAGCGGGGCTTGCCGCGCTCGGCATGGCGATCACGGTGGGAACCGCGCTCGGCTTCCAGCACATTGGCGGCTACATTCCATGTAAGCTCTGCCTCGAGCAGCGGCTGCCTTATTATATCGGCGTGCCGGTCATGGCGCTGGCATTCCTGTCTGCCGCCCTGAAGGGACCGCCGATCGTCACCCGTGGCCTGCTTCTCGTCGGCGGGTTGCTCATGACGTGGGGGCTCTATCTCGGCGGCTTCCATGCCGGTGTCGAGTGGGGCTGGTGGCCCGGCCCGACCGATTGCGGCGTGGTCGAAGCACCGCAAGGCGGCAGCGGCAGCCTGCTCGACCAGCTCAACGCCGTCATTCCGCCCTCGTGCGACCAGGCGACGGGGCGTTTTCTCGGGCTCTCCTTTGCCGGCTGGAACGTGATCACAAGCCTTGCGCTTGCCGCGATCGCCTACGTCGCAGCGTTCCGGAAAGCCTGA
- a CDS encoding YqaA family protein, with product MLRRLYDWTMALARTRHAERSLAGISFVESSFFPIPPDVLLIPMVLAERQKWVRYAVISTVASVAGALLGYLIGAVLFESIGHPILAFYGYMDKFEEFQLAFNQWGLLIVLVFGGLTPLPYKVITIASGVTGLLLPVFIVSSLIARGTRFFLVAWLLHYFGEPIRTFIEKHLSLLFTLFMALLIGGFIAIRYLF from the coding sequence ATGCTCAGACGCCTTTATGACTGGACGATGGCCCTCGCCCGAACCCGCCACGCCGAACGCTCCCTCGCCGGAATATCCTTCGTCGAAAGTTCCTTCTTTCCGATCCCGCCCGATGTCCTGCTGATTCCCATGGTTCTCGCCGAGCGCCAGAAATGGGTGCGCTATGCGGTGATCAGCACGGTCGCGTCGGTGGCCGGCGCGCTGCTTGGCTACCTGATCGGCGCCGTCCTGTTCGAGAGCATCGGCCATCCGATCCTGGCCTTCTACGGCTACATGGATAAATTCGAGGAGTTCCAGCTCGCCTTCAATCAGTGGGGATTGCTGATCGTCCTCGTGTTCGGCGGGCTCACGCCCCTGCCTTACAAGGTCATCACGATCGCGTCCGGCGTGACGGGTCTTCTCCTGCCGGTTTTTATCGTTTCGTCGCTCATCGCCCGTGGCACCCGCTTCTTTCTCGTGGCATGGTTGCTGCACTATTTCGGGGAGCCTATCCGGACGTTCATCGAGAAGCATCTCAGCCTTCTTTTTACCCTTTTCATGGCGCTGCTGATCGGCGGTTTCATCGCCATCCGCTACTTATTCTAG
- a CDS encoding TRAP transporter large permease subunit, translating into MAIDTPAEVIDARSGSRFMRPVEAVAAALLLVVVGLLLTGVFSRYVLALPIVWIDEAASISFLWLAMLGSAIAIDRNEHLRLTLFIGMVPERGRAFVSTLALMVVATVILALIWPAYVYVREESFLTSAALNISVGYRASAIVAGLALMFIIAVAHAVRESTVAHLVGAIVLIAILAGGAWLLKPVFMTLGYTNILIFLVFLVALCLAMGVPIAFCFGLGTLAFILFSTRVPLIVMVGRMDEGMSSLILLSVPIFVLLGCVLDATGMGRAIVNFMASMLGHVKAGMSYVLLGSLFLVSGISGSKVSDMATVAPALFPEMKRRGHKPKEMIALLATGAAMADTVPPSIVLIVLGSVAGVSIAALFTSGFIIAMVLLLVLAVLARWKASGENMEGVKRAPLRVVWSTLLIAGPALVLPFLIRGMVGGGVATATEVSTIAVLYAIIIGIVLYGGIRPAKFYSMLVETAALSGAILLILGTASAMAWALTQTGFANQLAVYMTDLPGGWFTFMLVSIVVFMVLGCVLEGLPAIVLMAPIMFPIAARLGIHDVHYSMVVVTAMNIGLMAPPIGIGFYIACKIGNVSPDEAMGAIWPYLGALLVGLLLIAAIPALSIAYL; encoded by the coding sequence ATGGCGATCGATACGCCCGCCGAGGTCATCGATGCGCGGTCGGGTTCGCGTTTCATGCGCCCCGTCGAAGCGGTTGCTGCTGCTCTGCTTCTGGTGGTGGTGGGCCTGCTGCTGACCGGCGTTTTCTCGCGCTACGTGCTGGCGTTGCCGATCGTCTGGATCGACGAGGCGGCGTCCATCTCGTTTCTCTGGCTCGCCATGCTCGGATCGGCGATCGCGATCGATCGCAACGAGCATCTCAGGCTGACGCTGTTCATCGGTATGGTGCCGGAGCGCGGTCGCGCCTTCGTTTCGACGCTGGCGCTGATGGTCGTCGCGACCGTGATCCTGGCGTTGATCTGGCCGGCCTATGTCTACGTCAGGGAAGAATCGTTCCTGACATCGGCCGCGCTGAACATCTCAGTCGGCTATCGCGCTTCGGCGATCGTGGCCGGGCTGGCGCTGATGTTCATCATCGCCGTCGCGCATGCGGTTCGCGAATCGACCGTCGCGCATCTCGTTGGCGCGATCGTGCTCATCGCGATTCTCGCCGGCGGGGCGTGGCTGCTCAAGCCCGTCTTCATGACGCTCGGCTATACCAATATCCTGATCTTCCTCGTCTTTCTCGTCGCGCTGTGTCTCGCCATGGGCGTGCCGATCGCGTTCTGCTTCGGGCTGGGTACGCTCGCCTTCATCCTGTTTTCGACGCGCGTGCCGCTGATCGTGATGGTCGGCCGCATGGACGAGGGCATGTCGAGCCTCATCCTGCTGTCCGTGCCGATCTTCGTGCTGCTGGGATGCGTGCTCGATGCGACCGGCATGGGCCGGGCGATCGTGAACTTCATGGCGTCGATGCTCGGCCATGTGAAGGCCGGCATGTCCTATGTGCTTCTCGGCTCTCTGTTCCTCGTCTCGGGTATTTCGGGCTCCAAGGTCTCCGACATGGCGACCGTCGCGCCCGCATTGTTTCCCGAGATGAAGCGGCGCGGGCACAAGCCGAAGGAGATGATCGCGCTTCTGGCGACGGGTGCTGCCATGGCAGACACCGTACCGCCGTCGATCGTCCTGATCGTGCTCGGCTCGGTCGCGGGCGTGTCAATTGCCGCGCTCTTCACGAGCGGCTTCATCATCGCGATGGTGCTGCTGCTCGTGCTGGCCGTGCTGGCGCGCTGGAAGGCGTCGGGCGAGAACATGGAGGGCGTGAAACGCGCTCCGCTCCGCGTCGTCTGGTCGACCCTGCTGATCGCCGGGCCGGCGCTCGTTCTGCCCTTCCTGATCCGCGGCATGGTGGGCGGTGGCGTTGCAACCGCGACCGAAGTTTCCACGATCGCGGTGCTCTACGCCATCATCATCGGCATCGTTCTGTATGGCGGCATCCGCCCCGCGAAATTCTATTCGATGCTGGTCGAGACGGCCGCCTTGTCGGGAGCGATCCTGCTGATCCTCGGCACGGCATCGGCGATGGCATGGGCGCTGACCCAGACCGGCTTCGCCAACCAGCTCGCCGTCTACATGACCGACCTGCCGGGCGGGTGGTTCACATTCATGCTGGTGTCGATCGTCGTCTTCATGGTGCTGGGCTGCGTGCTGGAGGGGCTGCCTGCGATCGTTCTCATGGCGCCGATCATGTTCCCGATCGCGGCGAGGCTGGGCATCCACGACGTGCACTACTCGATGGTCGTGGTCACCGCGATGAACATCGGCCTGATGGCGCCGCCGATCGGCATCGGCTTCTACATCGCGTGCAAGATAGGCAACGTCTCGCCGGACGAGGCCATGGGCGCGATCTGGCCCTATCTCGGTGCACTGCTTGTCGGGCTGCTGCTGATCGCGGCCATCCCGGCGCTCTCGATCGCTTATCTCTGA
- a CDS encoding TRAP transporter substrate-binding protein, whose product MTITRRSLMIGAAAVPLVATIRHAGAQSAEFNYKYANNLPISHPMNVRAQEAVDKIREETSGRVAIQIFPSNQLGADTDMLSQVRSGGVEFFTLSPLILSTLVPNASISGIGFAFPSYDQVWPAMDGDLGAYVRAEIEKANLVVMDKIWDNGFRQITSSAGPIETAESLKGMKIRVPVSPLWTSMFTAFESAPASINFAEVYSALQTGIVDGQENPLAIISTAKLYEVQKFCSITNHMWDGFWFLANKAAWEAMPEDVRAIVAKNLDEAAVNERADVADLNATLKEELVSNGMEINEPDAASFREKLKDAGFYAEWKGKYGDEAWAILEKAVGTTLG is encoded by the coding sequence ATGACCATCACCAGACGCAGCCTGATGATCGGAGCCGCCGCCGTGCCGCTCGTCGCGACCATCCGCCATGCCGGCGCGCAGTCGGCCGAGTTCAACTACAAATACGCCAACAACCTGCCGATCTCGCACCCGATGAACGTGCGCGCGCAGGAGGCCGTCGACAAGATCCGCGAGGAGACCTCCGGTCGCGTCGCGATCCAGATCTTCCCGTCGAACCAGCTCGGCGCAGACACCGACATGCTGAGCCAGGTGCGCTCCGGCGGCGTCGAGTTCTTCACGCTCTCGCCGCTCATCCTGTCGACGCTGGTGCCTAATGCCTCGATCAGCGGCATCGGCTTCGCTTTCCCGAGCTACGATCAGGTCTGGCCGGCGATGGATGGCGATCTCGGCGCCTATGTCCGGGCTGAGATCGAGAAGGCGAACCTCGTCGTCATGGACAAGATCTGGGATAACGGCTTCCGTCAGATCACGTCCTCGGCCGGCCCGATCGAGACCGCTGAAAGCCTCAAGGGCATGAAGATTCGCGTGCCGGTCAGCCCGCTCTGGACCTCGATGTTCACGGCGTTCGAATCCGCGCCCGCCTCGATCAATTTCGCGGAGGTCTATTCCGCGCTGCAGACCGGCATCGTGGACGGCCAGGAAAACCCGCTCGCCATCATCTCCACGGCAAAACTCTACGAAGTGCAGAAGTTCTGCTCCATTACCAACCACATGTGGGACGGCTTCTGGTTCCTCGCCAACAAGGCGGCGTGGGAAGCGATGCCCGAGGATGTGCGCGCGATCGTCGCGAAGAACCTCGACGAGGCTGCGGTCAACGAGCGCGCCGACGTTGCGGACCTCAACGCCACGCTGAAGGAGGAACTCGTCTCCAACGGCATGGAGATCAACGAGCCCGACGCGGCATCTTTCCGCGAGAAGCTCAAGGATGCCGGCTTCTACGCGGAGTGGAAGGGCAAGTATGGCGACGAGGCCTGGGCCATTCTCGAAAAGGCGGTCGGCACGACGCTCGGCTGA
- a CDS encoding SDR family NAD(P)-dependent oxidoreductase, with protein sequence MVDRLKDKSAIVFGAGSSGPGWGNGKAAAVAYAREGARVACVDLSEDAAEETAQIIRAEGFDAIAIAADVTELASVRAAADATAAHFGAIDILHNNVGVTHMGGPLELDEDKFQAAIDLNLGPVYRTAKAVLPHMLAKGSGAIVNISSLAAIRYVGYPYFAYYATKAAVNQATVALAMQYARQGIRANCIMPGLIDTPMIYKQISGQYASPDEMVAARNAMVPLGTMGTAWDVAAAAVFLASGEAKFITGVCLPVDGGQSCAVGEIRPA encoded by the coding sequence GTGGTCGATCGCCTGAAAGACAAATCCGCAATCGTGTTCGGCGCGGGCTCTTCCGGACCCGGTTGGGGCAACGGCAAGGCGGCCGCGGTCGCCTATGCGCGCGAGGGCGCACGCGTAGCGTGCGTCGATCTCTCCGAAGATGCGGCCGAGGAGACGGCGCAGATCATCCGTGCCGAAGGGTTCGACGCGATTGCGATCGCGGCCGACGTGACCGAACTGGCGTCTGTTCGTGCTGCTGCGGACGCGACGGCGGCGCACTTCGGTGCGATCGACATCCTGCATAACAATGTCGGCGTCACCCATATGGGCGGACCGCTCGAACTCGACGAGGACAAATTCCAGGCGGCGATCGATCTCAATTTAGGGCCGGTCTACCGCACGGCGAAAGCCGTGCTGCCGCATATGCTCGCCAAGGGTTCGGGCGCGATCGTCAACATCTCCTCGCTCGCCGCGATCCGCTATGTCGGCTATCCGTATTTCGCCTATTACGCGACCAAGGCTGCGGTGAATCAGGCCACGGTGGCGTTGGCGATGCAATATGCGCGGCAGGGCATAAGGGCCAATTGCATCATGCCAGGCTTGATCGACACGCCGATGATCTACAAACAGATTTCCGGCCAATATGCGTCGCCCGATGAGATGGTTGCCGCACGCAATGCGATGGTCCCTCTCGGCACGATGGGCACGGCATGGGACGTCGCGGCGGCGGCCGTGTTCCTTGCGTCGGGCGAAGCGAAATTCATCACCGGCGTCTGCCTCCCCGTCGATGGCGGGCAGAGTTGTGCTGTCGGCGAGATCCGCCCCGCATGA
- a CDS encoding NAD(P)/FAD-dependent oxidoreductase produces the protein MQAETFDTVILGAGAAGMMCAIHAASRGGRVLVVDHARSPGEKIRISGGGRCNFTNTGTTPRNFLSANPHFAKSALGRYTPRDFITLVEKHGITYHEKTLGQLFCDHSAKDIIAMLLNEMARMGCEVRLATTLEGIEKAEDGFSVTLGGDGAARIQCRHFVVACGGKSIPKMGATGFGYQIADQFGLAVTDTRAALVPLTFGEDVLAGFREIAGVAADARVSCGKMAFDEALLFTHRGLSGPAILQISSYWREKHPIRIAFLPKDDVFAALVASKRENGRRSVANALSEILPKRLASHLAETHGWSGTMGETTDKKLASIAATIQGWEVFPIGSEGYRTAEVTLGGVDTAGLNSRTMETKAIEGLYFIGEVVDVTGWLGGYNFQWAWASGWAAGTAIAERQA, from the coding sequence ATGCAGGCTGAGACGTTCGACACCGTCATCCTGGGCGCAGGCGCTGCGGGAATGATGTGCGCGATTCATGCCGCATCGCGCGGTGGGCGCGTGCTCGTCGTCGATCATGCGAGATCGCCCGGCGAGAAAATCCGCATCTCCGGCGGCGGGCGCTGCAACTTCACCAACACGGGCACCACCCCGCGCAATTTCCTCTCGGCAAATCCGCATTTCGCCAAATCCGCGCTTGGCCGATACACGCCGCGCGATTTCATCACCTTGGTCGAGAAGCACGGCATCACCTATCACGAGAAGACGCTGGGGCAGCTCTTCTGCGATCATTCCGCCAAGGACATCATCGCGATGCTCCTGAACGAGATGGCGCGCATGGGGTGCGAGGTACGCCTGGCAACCACGCTGGAGGGGATCGAGAAGGCAGAGGATGGGTTTTCCGTCACGCTTGGCGGCGACGGTGCAGCAAGAATCCAGTGCCGACACTTCGTGGTGGCGTGCGGGGGAAAATCCATTCCCAAGATGGGTGCAACGGGCTTCGGTTACCAGATCGCGGACCAGTTCGGCCTCGCCGTGACCGACACGCGCGCGGCACTGGTGCCGCTGACATTCGGCGAGGACGTTCTCGCCGGTTTCCGCGAGATCGCAGGCGTCGCGGCCGATGCGCGGGTTTCCTGCGGCAAGATGGCGTTCGACGAGGCGCTCTTGTTCACGCATCGCGGCCTCTCCGGCCCCGCCATTCTGCAGATTTCGTCCTACTGGCGCGAGAAGCATCCGATCAGGATCGCGTTCCTGCCGAAGGACGACGTCTTCGCTGCCCTTGTGGCGTCCAAGCGGGAGAATGGGCGCCGAAGCGTTGCGAATGCGCTGAGCGAAATCCTGCCGAAGCGGCTGGCGAGCCATCTAGCGGAGACGCATGGCTGGTCGGGCACGATGGGTGAGACGACCGACAAGAAGCTCGCGTCGATCGCCGCCACCATCCAGGGGTGGGAGGTGTTCCCGATCGGATCGGAGGGATACCGCACAGCCGAAGTCACGCTCGGTGGCGTCGATACCGCCGGCCTGAACTCGCGGACGATGGAAACCAAGGCCATAGAAGGCCTCTATTTCATCGGTGAAGTCGTCGATGTGACCGGCTGGCTCGGCGGCTACAATTTCCAATGGGCCTGGGCGTCCGGCTGGGCGGCGGGGACCGCCATAGCCGAGCGGCAGGCATAG